A genomic segment from Hippoglossus stenolepis isolate QCI-W04-F060 chromosome 3, HSTE1.2, whole genome shotgun sequence encodes:
- the LOC118105443 gene encoding transcription factor 15, producing MMAFTMLRPVSTHPFSYPADLTMMSDDEEGSRSESDGSTDQGYDCCGTPVEGYRRESGGVVVRQRNAANARERHRTQSVNTAFTALRTLIPTEPVDRRLSKIETLRLASSYISHLANVLVVDGREDGQPCLSAVYKELKGSGGGKQPRTICTFCLSNQRKGVTDRRDCVKMHGHSRRQMSR from the exons ATGATGGCTTTCACTATGCTGAGGCCGGTGTCCACTCATCCCTTCTCTTACCCCGCTGACCTGACCATGATGTCGGACGACGAGGAGGGGAGCCGCAGCGAGAGCGACGGCAGCACCGACCAGGGCTACGACTGCTGCGGGACTCCGGTGGAGGGTTACCGGCGGGAGTCCGGCGGCGTGGTGGTGCGTCAGCGGAACGCCGCCAACGCCAGAGAGAGACACCGGACCCAGAGCGTGAACACGGCCTTCACGGCTCTGCGGACACTTATCCCCACGGAGCCGGTGGACAGGAGACTGTCCAAGATCGAGACGCTGCGCCTGGCGTCCAGCTACATCTCGCACCTGGCCAACGTGCTGGTGGTGGACGGCAGGGAGGACGGCCAGCCGTGTCTCAGCGCTGTCTACAAGGAGCTGAAGGGGAGTGGAGGGGGCAAGCAGCCCAGGACCATCTGCACTTTCTGCCTCAGCAACCAACGGAAAGGG GTGACGGACAGACGAGACTGTGTGAAGATGCATGGGCACAGCCGGAGACAAATGAGTCGGTGA